The Papaver somniferum cultivar HN1 unplaced genomic scaffold, ASM357369v1 unplaced-scaffold_107, whole genome shotgun sequence genome includes a region encoding these proteins:
- the LOC113327818 gene encoding F-box protein At3g07870-like — protein sequence MNLRPPFNRCFNASFNYGIPLYEYAYICNPVTREYVVLPKFKGEELLTGTGFGYVPSTNEYKVVRIRNSRRDPNFGTVQIYTLGSGIGWRNVKKKMDYNLKRFFLGAQFFLGAQCGVFANGAIHWVDDRGIIIAFSLADEEFRELPSPPCLGGNGNPLPLNLHVLDDYLYAYGTPYLDFDLWVLKKNQNYHDVCIWSKEFSNLSMYVKPITFTKNGGLLCHDSRDEKVYRYSPDQASSSRMLVNIDKNFVSGIRHKNTLVSLKALGEEVTKLMDSGERARTSGGTGTAVGALPCIKKEETNL from the coding sequence ATGAATTTAAGACCTCCATTTAACCGTTGTTTCAATGCATCGTTTAATTATGGTATTCCTTTGTATGAATATGCTTATATCTGTAATCCAGTTACTAGAGAATATGTTGTCCTTCCAAAATTTAAAGGAGAGGAGTTGTTAACTGGAACTGGATTTGGTTATGTTCCAtcgaccaatgagtacaaggttgtcaGAATTCGCAACTCTAGGAGAGACCCAAATTTTGGAACTGTTCAGATATACACTCTTGGTAGTGGCATTGGGTGGAGAAATGTTAAAAAGAAGATGGATTATAATTTAAAACGGTTTTTCCTTGGTGCTCAATTTTTCCTTGGTGCTCAATGTGGTGTGTTTGCGAATGGAGCTATTCATTGGGTGGACGACCGAGGAATTATTATTGCCTTTAGTTTGGCTGACGAGGAgtttcgagaacttccgtcaccACCTTGTTTGGGAGGAAATGGTAATCCGCTTCCTCTTAATCTACATGTTTTAGACGATTATTTATATGCATATGGTACCCCGTATCTAGATTTTGACTTATGGGTTTTGAAGAAGAATCAAAATTATCATGATGTGTGTATTTGGAGTAAAgagttcagtaatttatcaatgtATGTAAAACCGATCACCTTTACAAAGAATGGTGGGCTTTTGTGTCACGATTCCCGTGATGAAAAGGTATATCGTTACTCCCCAGATCAAGCTTCATCTTCTAGAATGCTTGTGAATATTGATAAGAATTTTGTATCGGGAATCCGTCACAAGAACACCTTAGTGTCATTGAAAGCACTAGGAGAAGAAGTTACGAAACTAATGGATTCAGGTGAAAGAGCAAGAACTAGCGGGGGGACAGGAACTGCGGTCGGTGCTCTACCGTGTATAAAAAAGGAAGAAACCAATCTCTGA
- the LOC113327906 gene encoding aspartic proteinase nepenthesin-2-like, which yields MNPKGFTLRMIHKNSEESPLYNPLDHLMTQEEIFQTLIDQSRARTRYIASQINPDVFVRVLYDEGAFYHAASVGIGTFPGQPGYMSYYLLVDSGSDLTWLQCRGATQFFHQDSLLYPWQDSQSYRLGRCRNTSADCRICNGSGVCVYKETYVDSQVTYGVLANENFTFSSRTSPSSLVSFQLRMGCGLRQVNFNLGKNGSRQKPDFIAGILGLGRGLRSFVSQLTVGGGKFSYCFEKYSRGNTYLSFGEDARIGDQARSTPFAPINNFNTSFYYLNLEGITVGGLTIPRREFEYNHNKRTGGCIIDSGAPFTTMYKNIYVKVKDYLEGYFLNYYGIRPAAFSRGMLCFKTKAGQEYRKPNIIFHFQQSDYNVSESEVWYEIPGHVCLGMVSSDSNKPALTFGALQQVNKRILYDNLNLRLSFADENC from the coding sequence ATGAATCCCAAAGGGTTTACTTTGCGGATGATTCATAAAAACTCTGAAGAATCACCCCTTTACAACCCTCTTGATCATTTGATGACACAAGAGGAAATATTTCAAACCCTCATCGACCAATCCAGAGCTCGAACACGATACATTGCTTCACAAATAAATCCTGATGTTTTTGTGCGGGTGCTTTACGATGAAGGAGCATTTTACCACGCTGCATCTGTGGGTATAGGTACATTTCCTGGTCAGCCAGGATACATGAGTTACTATTTACTGGTTGATTCAGGTAGTGATCTTACTTGGCTTCAATGCCGAGGTGCGACACAATTTTTCCATCAAGATTCGCTTCTTTATCCCTGGCAGGATTCACAATCATATCGTCTTGGTCGTTGTCGGAATACTAGTGCTGACTGCAGAATATGCAATGGATCGGGCGTATGTGTTTACAAAGAAACTTATGTGGATTCTCAAGTTACATATGGTGTCTTGGCCAATGAAAATTTCACTTTTAGCTCAAGAACTAGCCCTAGCAGCCTTGTAAGTTTTCAACTACGGATGGGCTGTGGTTTACGCCAAGTCAATTTTAACCTGGGTAAGAACGGCAGTAGACAGAAACCTGATTTTATCGCAGGAATCCTTGGTTTAGGAAGGGGTCTACGTTCTTTTGTATCCCAATTAACTGTGGGTGGAGGTAAATTTTCCTACTGCTTTGAGAAATATAGCCGGGGAAACACATATTTAAGTTTTGGTGAAGATGCCAGGATTGGAGACCAAGCTCGCAGTACTCCCTTTGCACCAATCAACAACTTTAATACATCGTTTTATTACTTGAATCTTGAGGGTATCACCGTGGGTGGTCTTACAATTCCTAGAAGAGAATTTGAGTATAACCACAACAAAAGAACTGGTGGTTGCATCATAGATTCTGGGGCTCCTTTTACCACCATGTATAAAAACATTTATGTTAAAGTTAAAGATTATTTAGAGGGATATTTTTTGAATTATTACGGAATTCGTCCTGCAGCATTTAGCAGAGGCATGCTTTGTTTCAAAACTAAAGCTGGACAAGAGTATAGAAAACCCAACATAATATTTCATTTTCAACAGTCTGATTATAATGTTTCAGAGTCGGAGGTTTGGTATGAGATTCCAGGACATGTTTGTTTAGGTATGGTTAGTTCGGATTCTAATAAGCCGGCTTTGACTTTCGGAGCACTTCAACAGGTTAATAAGAGGATTTTGTATGATAATTTGAATTTGCGGCTCTCATTTGCTGATGAGAACTGCTGA